A segment of the Leptospiraceae bacterium genome:
TCCTTTTTATAAGTTCATCCGGGTCTTATTGTTAAACCCGGCTTTAACATTCTCTGAGCAATTTCTTCAAAAATTCCGTTTAATTTCTCATTTTCACTTACTCTTTCTATTTGCCGGTAGCCAATATAAATGTCGTGATAGGATATTTCTTGTTTATCTAATTCGGTTAATATTGAAGATGCCACTTGGCTAAAATGGTTAGCTAATCGCTTACGAATATTTTTAGCCTTTCCAATATAAAAGGGTCTCATGAAAGAAATCTCTTTTATATATTTCGCAAAGTATTTTCTATTTTCAAGGTCTTGCAAGAAATCTAGTAAATCATTTTCTTTATTAGAATCTAAACCTAAAATAGTTCCTTTGTCTGGGAAAATGAATTCTTTGACATCTATGGCATATTTAAATTTAT
Coding sequences within it:
- a CDS encoding GIY-YIG nuclease family protein; this translates as MRPFYIGKAKNIRKRLANHFSQVASSILTELDKQEISYHDIYIGYRQIERVSENEKLNGIFEEIAQRMLKPGLTIRPG